One window of the Fibrobacter sp. genome contains the following:
- a CDS encoding MotA/TolQ/ExbB proton channel family protein produces the protein MSNSFYVFVESLKSTYQAGGVVMLPILLVGTVGFYYLFYSWFRIGSDFFRQDVQKVIKNLRHDLNEGGVEKAMSRLEKRRGILASELRYAIEHAQKNPEGFRDIMQVRMLGTLRHMEKGSHIVAVMAAAAPLLGLLGTVTGMVSTFEVITLYGNQNPVLMADGISEALISTQSGLLVAFPLTLLKQRLDERVEILTQDLKLGATIIDNYFVG, from the coding sequence ATGAGCAATTCCTTCTACGTATTCGTTGAATCCCTGAAAAGCACGTACCAGGCCGGTGGCGTGGTGATGCTCCCCATTCTGCTGGTGGGAACTGTCGGATTCTACTACCTGTTTTACAGCTGGTTCCGTATCGGCTCTGACTTTTTCAGGCAAGATGTCCAGAAGGTCATCAAGAACCTGCGTCACGACCTGAATGAAGGCGGTGTCGAAAAGGCCATGTCTCGGTTGGAAAAACGCCGTGGAATTTTGGCCAGCGAACTCCGTTACGCCATTGAACATGCGCAAAAGAATCCCGAAGGATTCCGCGACATTATGCAGGTGCGCATGCTGGGAACGCTACGCCACATGGAAAAGGGAAGCCACATCGTGGCGGTAATGGCGGCGGCAGCCCCGCTGCTAGGCCTTTTGGGAACAGTGACGGGCATGGTCTCCACCTTCGAGGTGATTACCCTTTACGGAAACCAGAACCCGGTCCTTATGGCCGACGGAATTTCGGAAGCCCTTATTTCTACCCAGAGCGGGCTCTTGGTGGCGTTCCCCTTGACTTTGCTGAAACAGCGTCTGGATGAGCGTGTAGAAATTTTGACCCAGGACTTGAAACTCGGGGCCACGATTATTGACAATTATTTTGTAGGGTAA
- a CDS encoding biopolymer transporter ExbD: MEFNLPSRKKKDMGIEMGPLMDIVFILLIFFVVTSSFTRETGVDVTKPQAQTASQLEKENLLIAITREGTIHMNERQVDLASLQDILKQSLSKNPDREAVVIADKGAETGVLVQVIDMCNLAGVKKVSIAAQAE; this comes from the coding sequence ATGGAATTTAACCTGCCGAGCAGAAAGAAAAAGGATATGGGCATCGAGATGGGCCCCCTGATGGACATCGTGTTCATCTTGCTTATCTTTTTTGTGGTCACGTCGTCCTTTACCCGGGAAACTGGCGTAGATGTGACCAAGCCACAGGCCCAGACGGCAAGCCAGCTGGAAAAGGAAAACCTGCTCATCGCCATTACCCGCGAAGGAACCATCCACATGAACGAGCGTCAGGTGGACTTGGCAAGTCTGCAAGATATCTTGAAACAGTCCCTCTCAAAAAATCCCGACAGGGAGGCCGTGGTCATTGCCGACAAGGGGGCAGAAACAGGCGTGCTGGTGCAGGTCATAGACATGTGCAACTTGGCCGGAGTCAAGAAGGTGTCCATCGCGGCTCAGGCGGAATAG
- a CDS encoding DUF3450 family protein: MTRLKFLPFVLLVLFLSGLALADYDSEIRDLKQQKEKLNSEIQKLTRQIASTDSLLRADDSRYKKLQARYSEDSERRRAEIDSLNVKIRGVAAQLQEERQKQAHAKNRNDNVAAKRKALRSAMLSICKQLERQVAMTVPWERDARLERVRSLARDIESGSAAEEESFSRIKAVIQQEIKFGDEVAIVNAPLTRKNGELINAQILRIGNQWMVYSDENGTVYGNLVRRASKGKITYEWNENLELWEREIIRYAIDVKLAKKPPQIIAMPVTLSVVGGER; this comes from the coding sequence ATGACAAGATTGAAATTTTTGCCCTTTGTCCTTTTGGTGCTGTTCCTTTCGGGATTGGCCCTTGCCGATTACGATTCGGAAATCCGAGACCTGAAACAGCAAAAGGAAAAGCTGAATTCCGAAATCCAGAAGCTGACCCGGCAGATTGCTTCTACGGATTCCCTGCTTAGGGCGGATGATTCCCGCTACAAGAAGTTGCAGGCCCGCTATAGCGAAGATTCGGAGCGCCGCCGTGCCGAAATTGACAGCCTGAACGTGAAAATCCGCGGCGTGGCTGCCCAGCTGCAAGAAGAACGGCAGAAACAGGCCCACGCCAAGAACCGAAACGACAACGTGGCCGCCAAGCGCAAGGCTTTGCGTTCGGCCATGCTTTCTATATGCAAGCAGTTGGAACGGCAGGTGGCCATGACGGTGCCTTGGGAACGGGATGCCAGGCTGGAACGGGTCCGCTCACTCGCTCGGGATATCGAAAGCGGGAGCGCCGCCGAAGAAGAAAGTTTTTCCCGTATCAAGGCGGTTATCCAGCAAGAAATCAAGTTCGGCGACGAGGTGGCCATTGTGAACGCGCCCCTTACCCGCAAGAACGGCGAATTGATTAACGCCCAGATTCTGCGGATTGGGAACCAGTGGATGGTCTATAGCGACGAAAACGGCACCGTTTACGGAAACCTGGTGCGCCGTGCAAGCAAGGGAAAAATCACCTACGAGTGGAACGAAAACCTGGAACTGTGGGAACGTGAAATTATCCGCTACGCGATAGACGTGAAACTGGCCAAGAAACCGCCCCAGATTATCGCCATGCCTGTCACCCTTTCTGTGGTAGGAGGCGAGAGATGA
- a CDS encoding MotA/TolQ/ExbB proton channel family protein has protein sequence MNSEFGIRNSEWLSRTMMALFLLFIMPNLSWGAKKKDAEEQARIQDSLKQVEIQNLQREIESLARIRLQKADSLEKLEAAHWSKRYAESQLTEEHQVETRELDGRYTKLSTDLGRVSEEVQASKDVTAEAEETAKAEEDAFEAFNTQVRLSIDKSLDEITGDYPVGMGERLFSLNKAQREMAKKKPNTLPALRYYLNDLLARHEMTYTQSFGPEKSQVGSRTDVEVYRMRLGTVFLGEAATDNGEIQALLRTGALQGKRYEWNATLPADMAESIRGAINNAYSGLSKSNTVQVDVPMDLLQNKAIKNSISNKGDESLKTQFAEWFKKGGIVMYPLFLVAFFALLLAAERFVVLMYRGHLGKRFMARLNMLVQNTRYEEAANLCLQRGTSLAMVLFAVLNKANDTRENAERSLQEALLREQPKLERRMGLLAAMGTIAPLLGLLGTVTGIITLFTVITEVGTNDARVLAGGISEALVTTETGLVIAIPVMIIHGLLSEKIEKVTSELYMQSMALLNRIFDKEK, from the coding sequence ATGAATTCGGAATTTGGAATTCGGAATTCGGAATGGCTGTCAAGAACAATGATGGCTCTATTCCTGTTGTTTATTATGCCAAACCTCTCTTGGGGTGCCAAAAAGAAGGATGCCGAGGAACAGGCCCGTATCCAGGATTCCCTGAAGCAGGTGGAAATCCAGAACCTTCAGCGCGAAATCGAAAGCCTTGCCCGTATCCGCTTGCAAAAAGCCGACTCTCTTGAAAAACTGGAAGCGGCCCACTGGAGCAAGCGTTATGCCGAATCCCAGCTGACCGAGGAACATCAGGTGGAGACCCGCGAACTGGACGGTCGCTACACGAAGCTCTCTACGGATCTGGGCCGCGTAAGCGAAGAAGTCCAGGCCAGCAAGGATGTTACCGCCGAAGCCGAAGAAACGGCCAAGGCCGAAGAAGATGCCTTCGAGGCTTTTAATACCCAGGTGAGACTTTCCATAGACAAGTCCCTGGACGAGATTACGGGAGATTACCCCGTGGGCATGGGGGAGAGACTTTTTTCCCTGAACAAGGCCCAGCGGGAAATGGCAAAGAAAAAGCCGAACACCTTGCCTGCCCTGAGGTATTATCTGAACGATCTGCTCGCCCGACACGAGATGACCTATACCCAGTCTTTCGGTCCTGAAAAGTCCCAGGTGGGGAGCCGCACTGACGTGGAGGTTTACCGCATGCGTCTCGGGACGGTGTTCCTGGGCGAGGCGGCTACGGACAACGGTGAGATTCAGGCGCTCCTGCGGACGGGCGCCTTGCAGGGCAAGCGCTACGAATGGAATGCCACGCTTCCTGCCGACATGGCGGAATCGATTCGCGGGGCCATCAACAACGCCTATTCGGGACTTTCCAAGTCGAACACGGTCCAGGTGGATGTCCCGATGGACTTGCTTCAGAACAAGGCAATCAAAAATTCTATTAGCAACAAGGGCGACGAATCGCTCAAGACGCAGTTTGCGGAATGGTTCAAGAAAGGCGGTATCGTGATGTACCCGCTTTTCTTGGTGGCGTTCTTTGCGCTGCTTCTTGCGGCGGAGCGCTTTGTTGTACTCATGTATCGCGGGCATTTGGGCAAGCGTTTCATGGCGCGCCTGAACATGCTTGTTCAGAACACCCGTTACGAGGAGGCCGCCAATCTGTGCCTGCAGCGCGGCACGAGTCTTGCCATGGTTCTTTTTGCGGTGCTCAACAAGGCGAACGACACCCGTGAAAATGCGGAACGTTCCTTGCAAGAGGCCCTGCTTCGGGAACAACCCAAACTGGAACGCCGCATGGGACTCTTGGCCGCCATGGGCACCATCGCTCCGCTTCTTGGTCTCTTGGGAACGGTGACGGGTATTATCACCTTGTTCACCGTCATCACCGAGGTAGGTACCAACGACGCCCGCGTGCTTGCCGGTGGTATTTCCGAAGCCCTGGTCACTACGGAAACGGGCCTTGTCATTGCCATTCCCGTGATGATCATCCACGGGCTTCTGAGTGAAAAAATCGAGAAGGTCACCAGTGAACTTTACATGCAGAGCATGGCCCTACTGAACAGGATTTTCGACAAGGAAAAATGA
- a CDS encoding LysR family transcriptional regulator, which yields MELTHIKYFLEVARTEHVTQSAKNLCIVQPALTHAIHKLEDELGVKLFKSSGRNIKLTEAGDYFYKKVKPLYEDIEALPARLRAKSDKQAITVSLKVLAASSFVTNAVIQYKKDAPALRFYLVQKEESSLYDISIQTFANYRPQENPDEEVFVCSENIYLAVPNTAEYKKRDSISLHELGDTNFIGLYGSKQLHTICEDYCKRIGFQAHLIFESDNALMVKDAIAGGLGVGFWPEFSWGKVDNRRIKLLKITDIEFKRDIVVTLLRGKQDNSHIEGFYKFLVNQLKRSAGRKKEQ from the coding sequence ATGGAACTGACCCATATCAAGTACTTTCTGGAAGTGGCACGTACCGAACACGTGACCCAGAGCGCCAAGAACCTGTGCATTGTGCAGCCTGCGCTGACACATGCCATCCACAAGCTAGAAGACGAACTGGGTGTCAAGCTATTCAAGTCCAGCGGCCGTAACATCAAGCTTACCGAAGCGGGTGATTACTTCTACAAAAAGGTGAAGCCCCTCTACGAAGACATCGAGGCCTTGCCTGCCCGCCTTCGCGCCAAGTCCGACAAGCAGGCCATTACCGTGAGCCTCAAGGTCCTGGCGGCTTCTTCCTTTGTGACCAATGCGGTTATCCAGTACAAGAAAGACGCTCCGGCGCTCCGTTTTTATCTGGTGCAGAAAGAGGAATCGTCCCTGTACGACATTTCCATCCAGACTTTCGCCAACTACCGCCCGCAGGAAAATCCCGACGAAGAGGTTTTTGTCTGTTCCGAGAACATCTACCTTGCCGTTCCCAATACTGCGGAATACAAGAAGCGCGACAGTATCTCTCTGCATGAACTGGGCGACACCAACTTTATCGGCCTGTACGGTTCCAAACAGCTCCACACCATCTGTGAAGATTACTGTAAGCGCATAGGCTTCCAGGCCCACCTGATTTTCGAGAGCGACAACGCCCTCATGGTAAAAGACGCCATCGCAGGCGGCCTGGGCGTGGGATTCTGGCCCGAGTTCTCTTGGGGCAAGGTGGACAACCGCAGAATCAAGCTCCTGAAGATTACCGATATCGAATTCAAGCGCGATATTGTGGTGACGCTCCTCCGCGGCAAGCAGGACAATTCCCATATCGAAGGGTTCTACAAGTTCCTGGTAAACCAGCTGAAGCGTTCCGCCGGCCGCAAGAAAGAGCAGTAA
- a CDS encoding tetratricopeptide repeat protein, protein MKKNHPFDFKGRFRPASLSSLVSRLSSIFLLTIPAFAAQSSYDLLERANALYRNGKFNQAIILYHKAEERGADPTATSFNIANSYYQMEKYPEAAAAYRKAVDFSDGAFSPALFNMASVYFRLKQYPECIAAYHRALKLEPNNISGWLYLGEAYSKVGDKVGALRSVEKAYQLDPDDLSIVYQLSEANIAMDDYDRAVEIVRKGYTAHPEEVDFLVYLGDVFRMNKQYEQSAGHYREALGVRPDDVNVMYKLADVLAEDNKPFVAMDILNNILQIKPDFSDAAIFLGNLAYDTKFLDRAEYAYELAAKKGNAEAIYGLKNMAYDAMAKKRTDEARRLLLLAQKYYPNDQSLKADLLELEQ, encoded by the coding sequence ATGAAAAAGAATCATCCCTTTGATTTTAAAGGGCGCTTTCGTCCAGCATCACTCTCGTCTCTCGTCTCTCGTCTCTCGTCTATTTTCCTCCTTACCATTCCCGCTTTTGCTGCGCAGTCCTCTTACGACCTGCTGGAGCGTGCCAACGCCCTTTACCGCAACGGGAAATTCAACCAGGCCATCATCTTGTACCATAAGGCCGAAGAACGTGGTGCCGACCCCACGGCCACAAGTTTCAATATCGCCAACAGTTATTACCAGATGGAAAAATATCCCGAGGCGGCGGCTGCCTACCGCAAGGCGGTGGATTTTTCAGACGGGGCGTTTTCCCCTGCGCTGTTCAACATGGCCAGCGTCTATTTCCGTCTGAAACAGTATCCCGAATGTATTGCCGCTTACCACAGGGCGCTGAAGCTGGAGCCGAACAACATTTCGGGATGGCTCTACCTGGGGGAGGCCTACAGCAAGGTAGGCGACAAGGTGGGAGCGCTCCGTTCGGTAGAAAAGGCCTACCAGCTGGACCCTGACGACCTGAGCATCGTCTATCAGCTTTCGGAGGCGAACATCGCCATGGACGATTACGACCGTGCCGTAGAAATTGTCCGCAAGGGCTACACGGCACACCCCGAAGAGGTGGATTTTCTGGTCTATCTCGGGGATGTTTTCCGCATGAACAAACAGTATGAGCAGAGTGCGGGTCATTACCGCGAGGCTCTGGGCGTGCGCCCTGACGATGTGAATGTCATGTATAAGCTGGCCGATGTCTTGGCCGAAGACAACAAACCCTTTGTGGCCATGGACATTCTGAACAACATCTTGCAAATCAAGCCGGACTTTTCCGACGCCGCCATTTTCCTCGGGAACCTGGCCTACGATACCAAGTTCCTGGACCGTGCAGAATACGCCTACGAGCTGGCGGCTAAAAAAGGAAATGCCGAGGCTATTTATGGTCTCAAGAATATGGCCTACGACGCCATGGCGAAAAAGCGTACCGATGAGGCCCGCCGCCTGTTGCTGCTGGCCCAGAAGTACTACCCCAATGACCAGTCCCTAAAGGCGGATTTGCTGGAACTGGAACAGTAG
- a CDS encoding energy transducer TonB has product MRKILRKIIKRSLLLLAAVLCSLLLVFSVTLANMFLTGKIFHEKKYTKTEVSVKKVEEMEKKVEKKKPSRKPERQKTTSRTPKAGPRLAMNLGVASGTAGAAINEELVADFRGGAMSSEKGDVDKKPESKSMPNFQVPPQIRDREIDASLRLSFCVDVGGRAYDIRIIEESPAGSGLAAAGREALGRMTFAPAEKDGKAVAFCGMEQPFEVKFRD; this is encoded by the coding sequence ATGCGTAAGATTCTAAGGAAAATAATCAAGCGATCTCTGCTTCTCCTGGCGGCGGTTCTTTGTAGCCTGCTGCTGGTATTTTCTGTGACTCTTGCCAACATGTTTTTGACCGGAAAAATCTTCCACGAAAAAAAGTACACCAAGACAGAAGTCTCCGTAAAGAAGGTGGAAGAAATGGAAAAGAAGGTGGAAAAGAAAAAGCCTTCCCGCAAGCCGGAGCGGCAAAAGACCACCTCCCGCACGCCCAAGGCGGGCCCGCGCCTTGCCATGAACCTTGGGGTAGCTTCGGGTACGGCAGGGGCTGCCATTAACGAAGAACTGGTGGCGGATTTCCGCGGGGGCGCCATGTCCAGCGAAAAGGGCGATGTAGATAAAAAACCCGAAAGCAAGTCCATGCCCAATTTCCAGGTGCCGCCGCAAATTCGGGACCGGGAAATCGACGCTTCGCTCCGCCTGAGTTTTTGCGTAGATGTGGGCGGGCGCGCCTATGATATCCGCATTATCGAGGAATCTCCTGCAGGTTCCGGGCTTGCCGCCGCCGGTCGCGAGGCCCTTGGCCGCATGACCTTTGCCCCTGCAGAAAAAGACGGCAAGGCGGTGGCGTTTTGCGGAATGGAACAGCCTTTCGAGGTGAAGTTTAGGGACTGA
- a CDS encoding putative transporter — translation MTWLINLFTQPSVGQQVVAIALTAALGLMVGKIKVKGISLGGAGALFVGILLGHLGLRVEGNVLHFIQEFGLILFVYTIGMQVGPGFIDSIRRHGLVLNILSVGIVLLGVIATLCLYFFTSMHDNVPVLIGMLCGAVTNTPSLGAANSAFAAAGVDTSLTGIGYAVAYPFGVIGIILVMILMRVIFRQNPAKAATDYADEIAATTKEIESCSLTVDNQNLYGIMLKEIPDLISSGVVVTRLLRGENIFTPNGKTVIEKGDKVHIVGMPEAVAAMEKIIGKRLDTPITTIPAKSTEPIQVRTVLVTNKKILGRTIGSLALAERFGVTVSRVTRSGFKFTGRLDLRIKFADKLNIVGPASGLDAVTPKLGNSLTALDYPEILPAFLGIFLGVIVGSIPFAIPGMPTPLKLGLAGGPLIVAILLSRKRKIGPLNFFMANSANLMLREFGLTLFLSCVGLNAGIKFFEVLLNGDGLYYMGLAAIITFFPLAIMAVVGHLVFKVNYLSLCSVLAGATTDPPALAFANSQADSEAVNIGYASVYPLTMLLRILSGQVLAILLLSAA, via the coding sequence ATGACCTGGCTTATCAATCTATTCACCCAGCCCTCGGTAGGGCAACAAGTTGTGGCGATTGCCCTCACGGCGGCACTCGGCCTCATGGTCGGAAAAATCAAGGTCAAGGGCATTAGCCTTGGCGGTGCAGGTGCGCTCTTTGTGGGTATCTTGCTTGGGCACTTGGGGCTCCGCGTCGAAGGAAATGTGCTCCATTTTATCCAGGAATTCGGCCTTATCCTGTTCGTCTATACCATCGGCATGCAGGTGGGTCCCGGATTCATAGATTCCATACGTAGGCACGGGCTGGTGCTGAACATTCTTTCTGTAGGAATCGTACTGCTGGGCGTTATCGCGACCCTCTGCCTCTACTTCTTTACCAGCATGCACGACAACGTGCCCGTACTTATCGGCATGCTTTGCGGTGCCGTCACCAACACTCCGTCCCTGGGAGCCGCCAACTCGGCATTTGCCGCCGCCGGCGTGGATACATCCCTGACAGGAATCGGCTATGCGGTGGCCTACCCCTTCGGTGTTATCGGAATTATTTTGGTGATGATTCTCATGCGGGTCATATTCCGGCAAAACCCTGCCAAGGCGGCAACCGACTATGCCGACGAAATCGCCGCCACTACCAAAGAAATCGAATCCTGCAGCCTTACGGTAGATAACCAGAACCTGTACGGAATCATGCTGAAAGAAATCCCGGACCTGATTTCTAGCGGTGTGGTGGTGACCCGACTCTTGCGGGGCGAAAACATCTTTACCCCCAACGGAAAGACCGTCATCGAAAAAGGCGACAAGGTGCACATCGTAGGCATGCCCGAGGCCGTAGCCGCCATGGAAAAGATTATCGGCAAGCGCCTGGACACGCCCATCACCACGATTCCCGCCAAGAGTACGGAACCCATCCAGGTGAGGACCGTACTCGTGACCAACAAGAAAATACTGGGTCGCACCATCGGATCCCTGGCTTTGGCAGAACGCTTTGGCGTGACCGTAAGCCGCGTGACCCGGAGCGGATTCAAGTTTACGGGCCGATTAGATTTGCGCATCAAGTTCGCCGACAAACTGAACATCGTCGGCCCCGCTTCGGGGCTGGACGCGGTGACCCCAAAATTGGGCAACTCCCTGACCGCCCTGGACTACCCTGAAATTCTGCCCGCGTTCTTGGGCATTTTCTTGGGAGTCATCGTAGGCAGCATCCCCTTCGCCATTCCCGGGATGCCCACCCCACTAAAGCTTGGGCTTGCAGGCGGCCCGCTGATTGTGGCCATCCTCCTAAGCCGCAAGCGCAAGATCGGGCCCCTGAACTTTTTCATGGCCAACAGCGCAAACCTGATGCTCCGTGAGTTCGGCCTTACGCTTTTCCTGAGCTGCGTGGGCCTGAACGCAGGCATCAAATTCTTCGAAGTGCTCCTGAACGGCGACGGGCTCTACTACATGGGGCTTGCGGCCATCATCACCTTCTTCCCACTTGCCATCATGGCAGTGGTGGGGCACCTGGTTTTCAAGGTGAACTACCTTTCACTCTGCAGCGTGCTGGCAGGCGCCACCACGGACCCTCCGGCCCTGGCCTTTGCCAACAGCCAGGCGGACAGCGAAGCGGTGAACATCGGGTATGCCTCTGTCTATCCTTTGACCATGCTGCTCCGGATTCTAAGCGGGCAGGTGCTGGCTATACTGTTGCTTTCGGCGGCGTAG